The following are encoded together in the Tribolium castaneum strain GA2 chromosome 3, icTriCast1.1, whole genome shotgun sequence genome:
- the sel gene encoding protein seele → MKITLVLVTLFFYNTKAQKIDAQELRCLVCKVSLDELHKAVNKIDPTKTVDVGGYRLDSDGNYRHKSVSQAKSEVHLSEMIEDICTKMDDYVRATWKSNGTLTLLKLITEDGKMNNDMSEVNLIQDDDLNKSLKYYCEGIMEEMEENIIKHFQSGTEDVDKKVCVEESAICGKKINEEL, encoded by the exons ATGAAAATAACGCTAGTTCTAGTAACACTCTTTTTTTACAACAcaaaagcacaaaaaattgatgcTCAAGAGTTGAGGTGTTTAG TTTGTAAAGTTAGTTTAGACGAATTACACAAAGCTGTGAATAAAATCGATCCAACCAAAACCGTCGACGTTGGGGGTTATAGACTGGACTCTGATGGCAATTATCGACACAAATCAGTTTCTCAAGCCAAGTCTGAGGTTCATTTATCCGAAATGATCGAAGATATTTGTACGAAAATGGACGATTATGTAAGGGCGACGTGGAAATCGAACGGAACTTTAACtttgttgaaattaattacCGAAGATGGGAAAATGAATAACGACATGTCTGAAGTGAATTTAATTCAAGATGACGATTTAaacaaaagtttgaaatattAC TGTGAGGGCATTATGGAAGAAATGgaagaaaatattatcaaaCACTTCCAAAGTGGAACAGAGGACGTAGACAAAAAGGTGTGTGTTGAAGAATCGGCCATTTGTGGGAAGAAAATTAATGAAGAATTGTGA
- the LOC663791 gene encoding proton-coupled zinc antiporter SLC30A2 translates to METLCEHVDADDENFLLDDENAIKSCNKCKSPSNGFVTMDDHVDTLEDSPLLINDCYHDEFHCHNILQQSEDKKAWKKLLIAAILCFFFMITELIGGFIAGSLAVMTDAAHLFSDFIGFLISLLSIWVARKAPTRNMTFGYYRAEVLGAFLSVLTVWLLAGVFAVLAINRLLKKEYDIEANTMMLVASLGLVVNIVMGAVLFGFCHNHSHGLSDQSNSNINVRAAAAHVLGDLLQSLGVLIASIIIKVFPSAKVADPICTLIFSAVVIFTTAKVAKDSIWLLLEGSPKHSGDLAFELLNISNVRHLHNLHIWALSPGKDAVSVHLCVDKYSNRDSILKKANSLIKSRLNVISCTIQIETYSLELINSCKFCQSMQC, encoded by the exons ATGGAGACACTGTGTGAGCATGTTGACGCCGACGACGAAAATTTCCTCCTCGATGATGAAAACGCTATCAAAAGCTGTAATAAATGCAAAAGTCCTTCCAATGGTTTTGTAACAATGGACGACCACGTTGACACCCTTGAAGATTCACCACTTCTCATCAAT GATTGCTATCATGACGAATTCCATTGCCACAACATTTTGCAACAATCCGAAGACAAAAAAGCCTGGAAGAAACTCCTAATTGCGGCAATTCTGTGCTTCTTTTTTATG ATTACGGAACTAATTGGTGGTTTTATTGCCGGTAGTCTTGCCGTAATGACAGATGCGGCGCATCTTTTCTCAGATTTTATCGGGTTTCTTATTTCGCTTTTATCAATTTGGGTGGCACGTAAAGCTCCCACAAGAAATATGACTTTTGGGTATTACAGAGCAGAGGTTTTGGGCGCATTTTTGAGCGTTTTAACCGTTTGGTTACTCGCCGGCGTTTTTGCAGTACTTGCAATTAACAGATTGTTGAAGAAAGAATACGATATTGAAGCTAATACTATGATGTTGGTGGCCTCATTAGGCCTTGTTGTAAATATTGT gATGGGGGCTGTGCTTTTCGGCTTTTGTCACAACCACAGTCATGGCCTTAGCGACCAAAGCAATTCGAATATTAACGTGCGAGCTGCAGCAGCTCACGTTCTGGGCGACCTTTTACAAAGTTTAGGGGTGCTTATAgcttcaattattattaaagtgtTTCCTAGTGCCAAAGTGGCCGACCCGATTtgcactttaattttttcagcgGTTGTTATTTTCACAACTGCTAAAGTTGCAAAAGATTCCATTTGGTTGTTACTGGAAGGCAGTCCCAAACATTCCGGTGATCTAGCATTTGagttattaaatatttcgaatgTTAGACATCTTCATAATTTACATATCTGGGCTCTATCTCCTGGGAAGGATGCCGTTTCAGTCCATTTGTGTGTTG ataAATACTCTAATCGTGattctattttaaagaaagCTAATTCACTCATTAAGAGTCGATTAAATGTGATAAGTTGTACTATTCAGATTGAAACTTATAGTTTAGAGTTGATTAATTCGTGTAAGTTTTGTCAGTCGATGCAGTGCTGA
- the LOC663780 gene encoding STE20-related kinase adapter protein alpha yields MVNYEANISAYETISTLGQCFEGMAVVNLAKHKISGTMVTIKRFNMDRIKHEAHLVEREIILTKQFQHPNIIKYFVAFVHLHEVCVVSPLMAFGSCRDLLNTHFNEGLPEHAIILILKDVLDALDYIHKRGFIHRSVRAGHILISATGKASLAGLRYACPIVLNGKWQRQIHSFPASTVRNLNWLSPELLEQNLQGYNQKSDIYSVGMLICELANGAEPYAGVSTTLMLTEKVRGCVPQLLDCTTVPTDENNEVHGDCDISNNVVSRRFSEDLHELATLCLQKEAIIRPTASQLLTHPIFKLIKKGIFLPDLLKPVMPLSSRVAVNTDEVANLDVVQQFADLELYSCEWDF; encoded by the exons ATGGTTAATTATGAGGCAAACATATCAGCTTACGAGACAATATCAACTCTGGGCCAATGTTTCGAAGGAATGGCAGTGGTCAACTTggcaaaacacaaaatttcgGGCACCATGGTCACCATAAAACGCTTTAATATGGACCGAATTAAACACGAAGCGCACTTGGTCGAG AGAGAAATCATTTTGACGAAACAGTTCCAGCACCCAAACATTATTAAGTACTTTGTGGCCTTTGTGCATTTGCATGAAGTGTGTGTTGTGAGCCCTTTGATGGCTTTTGGCTCATGTCGCGATCTTTTAAATACACATTTTAACGAAGGACTGCCTGAACAcgctattattttaattttaaaggatGTCCTTGATGCGTTGGATTACATACACAAGAGGGGGTTTATTCACAG GTCAGTCAGAGCTGGTCACATTTTAATTTCTGCGACAGGGAAAGCGTCTCTTGCTGGCTTACGATACGCCTGTCcgattgttttaaatggaAAATGGCAAAGGCAAATTCACTCGTTTCCAGCAAGCACTGTGAGGAACCTAAACTGGCTAAGTCCCGAACTTTTGGAACAAAATTTGCagg GCTATAATCAAAAATCAGACATTTATAGTGTGGGTATGTTAATTTGTGAGTTGGCAAACGGTGCAGAACCATACGCTGGAGTCTCAACGACATTAATGTTGACGGAAAAAGTGAGAGGCTGTGTGCCACAACTGTTGGACTGTACTACTGTACCTACAGATGAAAATAACGAAGTTCATG GTGATTGTGATATAAGTAATAATGTGGTCAGTAGACGATTTTCAGAGGATCTACACGAACTCGCAACTCTTTGTCTACAAAAGGAGGCAATTATCCGTCCCACCGCTAGTCAACTCCTCACACACCCTatctttaaattaataaagaaaGGAATCTTTTTGCCTGATTTACTTAAGCCTGTTATGCCGCTTAGTAGTCGCGTAGCTGTTAATACAG ACGAAGTTGCAAATTTGGACGTTGTGCAACAATTCGCCGACTTGGAGTTATATTCGTGCGAATGGGATTTTTAA